A region of the Pseudarthrobacter oxydans genome:
TCAACCTGGCCTCCACGGCCGAGGGAGCCGTCCTGGCGGACCGGCTCGGCCTGGACAAGAAGGTGTTCTGGGACATCGCCTCCGTTTCCTCAGGGGACAGCTGGGCCCTGAGGACCTGGTACCCCGTTCCCGGCGTGGTCCCCACCGCGGCCTCCAACAACGATTTCGAACCGACGTTTACGGCCGAACTGGCGAACAAGGACATCGGCCTGGCCATCAGCGCTGCCGAGGACACCGGCACACCGCTCGAAATCGGCAAGCACGTCCAGCAGCTGTACCAGCGCCTCATTGATGCGGGCGAGTCCGGCAAGGACTGCTCCATGATCATCAAGCTCGTTGACGGCTCACTGGATTCAACAAAGTAGAAGAGAGACACCATGCAGACCATCCCGCATTACATCAACGGCAGCCTCGTCACCGATGCCGAGCGCTTCGGCCCCGTCTTCAACCCCGCCACCGGAGAGCAGGACAAGCAGGTGGCCCTGGCCTCCGCGGCCCGGGTGGAGGAAGCCATTGCCGCCGCCAAAGCCGCGCTGCCGGCCTGGCGGGCAACGAGCCTCGCCAAGCGGACCAACATCTTCTTCCGCGTCCGCGAAATCCTGACCCAGCGGAAGCCTGAGCTGGCTGCCATCCTGACCAGCGAGCACGGCAAGGTACTCTCCGACGCCGAAGGGGAGATCTCCCGCGGCCTCGAGAACATCGAGTTCGCCACCGGGCTGTCCCACATGCTCAAGGGCGAACGCTCAGAGCAGGTGTCCAGCGGCGTGGACGTCCACTCGGTCCGGCAGCCCGTGGGCGTCGTTGCCTGCATCACCCCGTTCAATTTCCCGGCCATGGTCCCGCTCTGGATGATCGGCAGCGCCTTGGCCTGCGGCAACACAGTGCTCCTGAAGCCCAGCGAAAAGGATCCGTCGTCAGCCGTGTTCATCGCGGAGGCCTTCGCGGCGGCGGGCCTGCCTGCCGGCGTGCTGAACGTGGTCCAGGGCGACAAGGAGGCGGTGGACGTCCTGCTCGAGCACCCGGACGTCAAAGCCGTCAGCTTCGTGGGATCAACGCCCATCGCGCAGTCGATCTACAAGCGCGCAGCGGACCATGGCAAGCGGGTCCAGGCCCTGGGCGGCGCCAAGAACCACATGGTGGTCCTGCCTGACGCTGACCTGGACATGGCGGCGGACGCGGCCATTTCGGCTGCCTACGGCTCCGCGGGTGAGCGCTGCATGGCGGTCAGCGTGCTCGTCGCCGTCGGCAATATCGCCGACGACCTCGTCGGGGCCATCAAAACCCGGATGGCCACCCTGAAGATCGGTCCGGGCACCGATCCTGCTTCGCAGATGGGCCCGCTGATCACTGCAGAACACCGCGACAAAGTGGCGTCCTATGTGGCGGGCGCGGAAAACGAGGGCGCCACGGTGGTTGTTGACGGGCGCTCGCAGCAGTTCGATTCAAACGGGTTCTTCATCGGCGTCAGCCTGGTGGACCACGTGAAGCCGGGAATGAAGGTGTACGACGACGAAATCTTCGGCCCCGTCCTGTCCGTGGTCCGCGTGGACACCTACAGTGACGCAGTCCGCCTGGTCAACGACAACGAGTTCGGCAACGGGGTTGCCATCTTCACCCGCGACGGCGGCGCCGCGCGGCAATTCGAGTTCGACGTCGAGGCGGGCATGGTGGGCGTCAACGTGCCCATCCCGGTGCCGGTGGGCACTTTTTCCTTCGGCGGCTGGAAGAACTCGCTGTTCGGGGACACGCACATGTACGGGCCGGAGAGCATCCGGTTCTACACCAGGGGCAAAGTGGTCACCACACGGTGGCCGGACCCCGCAACGTCGGTGATTGACCTGGGCTTCCCGCAGGTGGACTGAAACCAGCGGCACCCCGTAACAGCAACGCGGGGTCACTTCGCGCCCATCCGCTGCCGGATCTTGGGCCGGACGTGACCTCGCGTTGCTTTCCGTTCAGTTATCGGACCAGAACACCCGAGATCCGGCCTACACCAGTCCACCCGCTGCTTCACCCTCGTCGACTCCATGCCCCGCCAGCCCGGCGTAGTCGCCCGTACCGCCCTGCAGGCTAATGTGTCCGGAGTTCGTGGAGGTGCCATCGTCTGCAAAGGTGATGAAAACATGCTTCAAGGCATTGAACGTGCAGGTCCCGTCGTCGCAGGTGCAGGCGGTTTTGATCAGGATCACCAGTTTCCCGGATGTGCCATTATCGGCGGCAAACGCTTCTGGCGAATTCCGGAACGTCCGCCCGCGCGGATCCGGTGCCGAGGGCGATAGCTCCGATGGTTAGCACTGCGACGGCCAATCTCCTGACGGCGGCCATGCTCCACGACCTTTCGAACCTTGTGCTTTTGGAAGGAATCCGGTTAGGGCATCCGTGCCGAATTCCGGGACGGATGCGGGCCCCAAAAACGGGGAACGGTCGCGTCAAGCTTCAGGGCCGAGACTTTAGGGCCCGGTATCCGCCTGGGGGAGGGGGCTGTTCATAGAATTTGGCCCCCTGAAAGAGCAACGCGGGGTCACTTCATGCCCGACCGTAACGGGATATCGGGCATTAAGTGACCCCGCGCTGCTTTTGCGGGAAGGACTAGCCGTTCATGATTTCGCTGCGGCGGGTCATGTACTCCTCCATGGAAAGTTCCCCGTTGCTGTACTTTTCATCCAGTTCGGCAAGCTTGCGGGCGCGGTAGCCCTGCGGGGCAGACGGCGGCGGGGGAGTTGCGGGTGCTGCGGGCTGCTGCGGGGCTTCAGCGTGGGGGGCCTGCCGGTCGTGGCCCGGGTGCGGCTGCCCGTACGGCGGAAACTGCTGGTCCATGGGCGGGACCGGCTGTACGGGCGGCAGGGGCTGGCCGGGCGGGAGCGGCGCGGGCCGGCCAAGCTGGCGGAATCCGCCGCTGAAGTAGTCCTGCTGGGTGAAGCCGTCCCGGGGCTGCTTGCTCTGCGGGCCGTTGGAGCCGGGAAAGATTCCGCCGCCCGGGAACTGCTCGGGGTACCGTCCGGAGAAGCTTTGGTCCTGGTTGCGGCGGGCCACGGACTTCCGGTACATCCGCATGGCCATCGGGATCAGGAATGACAAAATGATGATCCAGAAAAACAAGTTGCTCACGGTGCCGTGCCTCTCATGTGTGTCCTTCCAGCTTAGCCCCGTGTTGGATCCGGACGGCCGGGAGCGCGAGGAGGGCGGCGTACCGGTCCACGGCTTCCCGGACTGCCGCTGACAACACTGCCGCTGACAATGGCGGGCGCGGGGAATCACCGGAACCAGGGAGCCGGATATCCAGGTCGCACCCGTCCGGATGCAGCGTATGCCGCCAGGACCCCACCATCCGCCCGTCCAGCAAAACCACGTGCATGGGTTGGCCCTGGAAAAGGAAGGCCGGAGCGCCGCCGCCGATGTAATGCCGCGTGGCGGAGGAGCCCATGATGTATTCGTCGTTGCACTGGATCAGGTCGATCCGTGGCCCGGCTTCGGAGGCAAGCTGCGGGCCCCCGCAGCATTTGGGCGTGAAGCCGCAGCCGCACTGCCGCGTCGGGTTCCATATCCCGGAAGCCTGCCCGCGCTAGCGCCGGGCAGCCTCGGTGCTGCCCAGCGGGCCCTCGCCCGAACCCAACGGAACGCCCGGCCCGAAGACGGGGCCCGGCGTCGGCCGTTTCGCGGTAATGCCGTCACCGGAGGACTGGTTGCGCAGCCGCCGAAGCACCCACGGCACGAAGTACTGCCGGGCCCACACCAGGTCCCCCGAGCGCGCCTCGCGCCATGTGCGGGGCGGAAACGGCTTGGGCTGCAGTGGCTCCAGCGTGTGCTCCACGTTCAACGAGTCCAGCACCATGGCGGCGATGGTGTGGTGGCCCAGGGGGGAGAAGTGCAGCCGGTCCTGGTCCCACATCTGGGGATCGCTGAGCTGGCGGAGGGACCACATGTCCGCGATCACGGCGTCGTGCCTCGCGGCGACGGTCCGCAGGTTTTCGTTGTAGATGGCCACCTTGCTGCGGATCCTGCCGAGCACGGAAGTGCCGGTGTCCGGGCCATTGAAGAGCACCACTGTGGCGCCGCCCATGGCCAGGATCTGGACCACCGAGTCGAGCTTCTCGGCGAGGGTGTCGGGGTCTCCGCCCGGACGCAGCAGGTCATTGCCGCCCGCGGAGAGGGTGACAAGATCGGGCTTCAGCGCAAGGCACGGTGCGAGCTGCTGGTCCACGATCTGCTGCAGCAGCCGGCCGCGGACGGCCAGGTTTGCGTAGGCGAAGTCCGGCTTGGTGCGGCTGAGCTCCTCCGCCACCCTGTCTGCCCAGCCGCGGAACGCGCCCGGGCTCGACGGCTCGGGGTCTCCGATGCCCTCGGTGAAGGAATCGCCCATCGCCACGTAGCGGGTCCAGGGGTGGGATCCGGAATGCGCGGGCGGGGTCTGGATGGCACTTTCTTCAGTCACGGTCCCTATCCTGCCTTTCGCTTCACTGGCTACGCGAACGTAGGTTGTTACCACAAAGTAACTGGTAAGAATGGAAACCATGACTGAAGCTG
Encoded here:
- a CDS encoding CoA-acylating methylmalonate-semialdehyde dehydrogenase; its protein translation is MQTIPHYINGSLVTDAERFGPVFNPATGEQDKQVALASAARVEEAIAAAKAALPAWRATSLAKRTNIFFRVREILTQRKPELAAILTSEHGKVLSDAEGEISRGLENIEFATGLSHMLKGERSEQVSSGVDVHSVRQPVGVVACITPFNFPAMVPLWMIGSALACGNTVLLKPSEKDPSSAVFIAEAFAAAGLPAGVLNVVQGDKEAVDVLLEHPDVKAVSFVGSTPIAQSIYKRAADHGKRVQALGGAKNHMVVLPDADLDMAADAAISAAYGSAGERCMAVSVLVAVGNIADDLVGAIKTRMATLKIGPGTDPASQMGPLITAEHRDKVASYVAGAENEGATVVVDGRSQQFDSNGFFIGVSLVDHVKPGMKVYDDEIFGPVLSVVRVDTYSDAVRLVNDNEFGNGVAIFTRDGGAARQFEFDVEAGMVGVNVPIPVPVGTFSFGGWKNSLFGDTHMYGPESIRFYTRGKVVTTRWPDPATSVIDLGFPQVD
- a CDS encoding SGNH/GDSL hydrolase family protein, whose amino-acid sequence is MGDSFTEGIGDPEPSSPGAFRGWADRVAEELSRTKPDFAYANLAVRGRLLQQIVDQQLAPCLALKPDLVTLSAGGNDLLRPGGDPDTLAEKLDSVVQILAMGGATVVLFNGPDTGTSVLGRIRSKVAIYNENLRTVAARHDAVIADMWSLRQLSDPQMWDQDRLHFSPLGHHTIAAMVLDSLNVEHTLEPLQPKPFPPRTWREARSGDLVWARQYFVPWVLRRLRNQSSGDGITAKRPTPGPVFGPGVPLGSGEGPLGSTEAARR